ATGAATATAGAAAGCTATAGAAACACTGGAATATATTGTAATGAGCAGGATTACACGGAAGGTATAAAGGTTCGGTCTTTAACTGCACGGCAAACCAAAGTCTTGGAGAAAGATAACCAaagtatgtattatatattacattaaagGCAGTAAAGCGAATAGTAGTAGATAACTCTCCAAGAAATCCCAAAGAAAACTCAGAAGCTGCAGCAAAGTGAACTATATGCGGCCATGAAGATGAAAAGAAGGACGAGTTGAAGAGGCATTTCTACAACAGCACCGTTGGAAGAGCTTGCACCTGTCGTTGGAAATGTTATAGATCCAGCTCCTGCATCCACTCACATGTGATGTTCAAGACGATATATTATCTGATTTCTAGGATATACCCCATCTTAAACAGCTATTTATTCATTGATCATGCTTTCAATTGGATAAATTTGTATTTGAGAGAAAATcactaaattattaaacaatattcaCATCTTTTATTCACTCACATGGAATGTGATATGAAAGGTAACAGTTGAAACAATCAGTGAATCAGAATTGGTCCTTGGTGATACATCATTGGTTTAGGAACGATTACGGTACCTGGTTCTGATGAGCTAGTTGAAGAGTTTGAAGGTTCATTTGAAGAGGTCCCAGGTACCCCTCCCGGTGAACCAATTGGGGAAGCCACAGAGAATGATGCCGGTCCTTTAGCAGCTGCCCGAAAAGTAAGCTTAAGCAAAATGCTCAATTTATGCAGTTtgatattttaatgaaatcagAAAATAGTCTTGGTTTCAACTTTACCATTGCACCGGCTGATGGGCGGAGTTTGCACATTGCAAGCACCCGGCAGTGCAAGAGCATGCGTCCGGTTAATTGTAATGCCCAATgctgcaccaccaccattaaGCGCTGTACAAAGGCATTGTGGCTGGGATTTTACAACACTCGCAAGCTGTGAGCAGCAGGAAGAAGATGGGGTTGAGGAGCTCCGAGTGATGTAGTTAAGGCATGGAGACATGCCCAGGAGCACACTGATGCAGCCAGATTGAGCAGCAGATCTAGCCAACAGCATGCTGAATAGGACCAAGGCCAGAGCCATGCCAATCCCTCTTAAGGCCATGAAAAGTACTTTGAGTAACTTTTGGTGCGTCTCAAAAGTCTAGTTTTAAGTTGCACTTGGAGTTAAGCAATGGGGCTTCTTTATACAAAAAGCCCAAAAAGGCTGCACTTGGTATTTTCGGTTGTCTACATCCAACTACGGTGTATAACAGGCTAAATGAGGTAAGATTTcccattaataaaataaatccatacCATTACATTTTAAGACGTTAAAGCCTATGTCTATGGTATTTGCTCGAATCATCGCTTATCATACTTCCTAAAACTGCTGCAACCTGTActtccatatataaatatatacaacaGAAATCAGCAAGCAACCACGGAGCAGAAAATTGACCTTAGATTGAAAACTCAATCAGGTCAGCTAACCACCAAACTTCATAGCATCTGAAAACTGCAAATTTATACCAAAATTATTGTAGCTACCTGCATCTCCCCACTCTTCTTCCCCTTTGTTTATCATGAACGTAGGCCGTTGCAATTTACCTTGTGAATGTGAATAACCTCACACGCCATCAGAAGCTATAGGTTTCAATTGGCCCAGATCAAGAAgcatccttttcttttcatgatcaCGAACAATTAAGACAACAACCAACTAGGCAggcaaaaattttcaaataagcaAGGGATAGGTGCTTTGGTGGCAGGCATGTCACATCAGTTAGAGGTGTAATTTGTACAGGCAGCTCAAGTTCAACTTGATTAACATGACTCACGCTTGAGTTGTTCAATAAAAGAGTTCGGGCATAATTCCTTTTAGGTAAATGAGCACAtgcataaatatgaaattacgATTGATTAATAAACAATACAccttaaataaaacacaaatcgactatattaatattcaattgCAATCTCATTAGTATGCATTGTAAtacacatataaataaaaatacgtTATATACATGCAAGATATCAAGTGTGcacatatatactaattatcTGTATAAATTGCAATGTTGTGTTAGTATGATTTTAATGTTGAAGTTGcaatttcaattcatttaatttatatcaactcaaaaaattcTCAAGTTAAGTGAGCTAGATCGAGCATTCAACTCGATTGCAACCCGGATTCCAAGTCAAGCTCGGGTCAGCTTTTCTATAAATCGAATTGAACCCAACTCTTATGAGTTTCCATTTGAGCTTGAGAGACTTCAACTGCCCGAACTTTGAATACAAGCGACATACAGGAGTGTAATGAGGCATCCACAGAAGGTAATACATAGGGTGTACATGggaatgtttaaaattttttattgttcatgcactgttcacaaaatattcatcaatTCATGAACAAtacataaacagtaaaaaaaattatacatccTATACACATCCCGTGCATAACTCTCGTGTACCAATCAATTTcctatagaaaataaaaaagaacaatagAAATCCTCTTCAATTTTTTGATTCAAACACTTTCTACAATTCGAAGAGAGATACACACAATCTGTTGATCtcaaaacattaaatgatatcCATGAATAGTGTCATATCCAACATTGATGTAATTAAATCCACATCATGTATTTATATCTCTCCAAATTGTAGaaagtgtttaaataaaaaagattaccCGATTCTCAACCGGAGAAAATTAGGTCACTAAAAATCAATGCAAACACAATTCCAAGGATGTGATATGAATGTTGTGATGTAACAACTTTAGACCTcccttttttcccccttttaaTATCAAGGCTTTTCCTTTTTGATTGTGTAAGTGTCGTATCTTTactcttttattgttaaatgtGCTTTACAAACTATGCATACTGTACAGTAAAACATGTCTTTTTTCAAGTCTTATAACTTGTATCAGATATGATCTTTGGTTGTGTAGAATTTCCTGTTTCTTTCTGAGTGAAATCCATTGTAGTTGATATTTCAAGTTAACTAAAATGAACCAAACCAAAAAgtagaaatcacataaaaaaGTCATTTCTAATACAAGTTACATGAACATTGACAAGAGATATGTCCGACTGCATTTCAATCGTAGTCTACAAGGCACACCCACCAGTAAGAGAAAAACTACTAACTAAAAAACAAGAGAACGTAAAAGAGAGGTCTAAAAGcctaaagaaagaaaacttgtATTACTTGcaaaaatagaaagtaaaataaactTGAGCATTTCTTCCAATcttctctaaaataaatttgcCTCTATTGAACCTCCCATTTCTATTATTTCACATCATGTATGATTATAAAATTCCATCCT
This window of the Juglans regia cultivar Chandler chromosome 12, Walnut 2.0, whole genome shotgun sequence genome carries:
- the LOC109005835 gene encoding non-specific lipid-transfer protein-like protein At2g13820; its protein translation is MAQIALKVGDIGVNTYKRFSVPIKSSLFLALIMASYKSLSLGIGMALALVLFSMLLARSAAQSGCISVLLGMSPCLNYITRSSSTPSSSCCSQLASVVKSQPQCLCTALNGGGAALGITINRTHALALPGACNVQTPPISRCNAAKGPASFSVASPIGSPGGVPGTSSNEPSNSSTSSSEPGAGSITFPTTGASSSNGAVVEMPLQLVLLFIFMAAYSSLCCSF